A DNA window from bacterium contains the following coding sequences:
- a CDS encoding ATP-grasp domain-containing protein: MNFVYLSPHFPPHYYRFCVGLREEGVNVLGLADAPYESLRPELRGALSEYYRVDDMNSYDALVRALGHFTHRHGKLDGIDSHSEHWLETEARLRTDFNMAGLRQDRIGIVKRKSSMKEIYRSAGVRVARGAVVRTLEEARRLIAETGYPVVAKPDVGVGAASTFKIRDDGGLSSFFERKPPADYIVEEFIQGKIYSFDGLADRDGNLVFFTSHAFSQGIMETVNEDADLFYHSLREIPADLEEAGRRTARAFDVRGRFFHFEFFRTDRDGGIVALEVNLRPPGGLTTDMFNYANDFDIYREWARVVAHDRFTAVWNRPYHVGYAGRKRGKRYRHDHEEVLAAFGRLIVHHEEIDSIFRAAIGDHGYLVRSKDLDEVRAAARYIHETV; encoded by the coding sequence ATGAACTTCGTCTATCTCTCCCCGCATTTTCCGCCGCACTACTATCGCTTCTGCGTCGGGCTCCGGGAGGAAGGCGTGAACGTCCTCGGGCTGGCCGACGCCCCGTACGAGTCTCTTCGGCCGGAGCTCCGCGGGGCGCTCTCCGAATATTACCGCGTGGACGACATGAACTCGTACGACGCGTTGGTCCGGGCGCTCGGGCACTTCACCCACCGGCACGGGAAACTCGACGGGATCGACTCCCACAGCGAGCACTGGCTGGAGACCGAGGCGCGTCTCCGGACGGATTTCAACATGGCCGGGCTTCGGCAGGACCGGATCGGGATCGTCAAGCGGAAGTCCTCCATGAAGGAAATCTATCGGTCCGCCGGGGTCCGGGTCGCACGGGGCGCGGTGGTCCGGACCCTCGAGGAGGCGCGGAGGCTGATCGCCGAAACCGGCTACCCCGTGGTCGCCAAGCCCGACGTGGGGGTCGGGGCCGCGTCGACGTTCAAGATCCGGGACGACGGCGGGCTCTCCTCCTTCTTCGAACGGAAGCCGCCGGCGGACTACATCGTCGAGGAGTTCATCCAGGGAAAAATATATTCGTTCGACGGGCTGGCCGACCGCGACGGCAACCTCGTCTTCTTCACCTCGCATGCCTTCAGCCAGGGGATCATGGAGACGGTCAACGAGGACGCCGACCTCTTCTACCACTCCCTCCGGGAGATCCCGGCGGACCTGGAGGAGGCGGGGCGGCGGACGGCGCGGGCCTTCGACGTCCGCGGACGGTTCTTCCACTTCGAATTCTTCCGGACCGACCGGGACGGCGGGATCGTCGCCCTCGAGGTGAACCTGCGGCCGCCCGGAGGCTTGACCACGGACATGTTCAATTACGCCAACGACTTCGACATCTACCGGGAATGGGCGCGGGTGGTAGCCCACGACCGGTTCACGGCGGTTTGGAACCGTCCGTACCATGTCGGCTACGCCGGCCGGAAGCGGGGAAAGCGATACCGTCACGACCACGAGGAGGTCCTTGCGGCCTTCGGGCGGCTCATCGTGCACCACGAGGAGATCGACTCCATCTTCCGGGCGGCGATCGGCGACCACGGGTATCTGGTACGATCGAAGGACCTGGACGAAGTGCGGGCCGCCGCCCGCTACATCCACGAGACCGTGTGA
- a CDS encoding alpha/beta hydrolase-fold protein, translating to MNVEYHRGWSRCLGQDMELKVYGHGGKPVVVFPCQGGRFFEYEDFGMVGACRPFIDSGAITLFTVDSVDSQSWLNDSAHPAERARRHLDYDRYIVDEVAPLVRERNPHASGILATGCSMGGYHSANFFFRHPDVFDALIALSGVYRLTRFIGDYMDENVYLNTPLAYLPALSDPWYLDRYRRSRIVVCVGQGAWEDETVADTRDLQTILASKGIPAWIDFWGHDVNHDWPWWRRQMPYFLEHINL from the coding sequence ATGAACGTCGAATACCACCGCGGGTGGAGCCGGTGCCTTGGACAGGACATGGAGCTCAAGGTATACGGCCACGGAGGGAAGCCCGTGGTGGTGTTCCCCTGCCAGGGCGGACGGTTCTTCGAGTACGAGGATTTCGGGATGGTCGGCGCGTGCCGTCCCTTCATCGATTCGGGCGCGATCACCCTGTTCACCGTGGACAGCGTGGACAGCCAGTCGTGGCTCAACGATTCCGCGCATCCCGCCGAGCGCGCGCGCCGGCACCTCGACTACGACCGGTACATCGTCGATGAGGTCGCGCCGCTCGTCCGGGAGCGGAATCCGCACGCCTCCGGGATCCTGGCGACCGGGTGCAGCATGGGGGGGTACCACTCCGCGAACTTCTTTTTTCGCCACCCCGACGTCTTCGACGCCCTGATCGCCCTCTCCGGCGTGTACAGGTTGACCCGGTTCATCGGCGATTACATGGACGAGAACGTCTACCTCAACACCCCGCTCGCCTACCTGCCTGCCCTTTCCGACCCCTGGTACCTGGACCGGTACCGCCGCAGCAGGATCGTGGTGTGCGTCGGGCAGGGGGCATGGGAGGACGAGACGGTCGCGGACACCCGCGACCTGCAGACGATCCTCGCGTCGAAGGGGATCCCCGCATGGATCGACTTCTGGGGACACGACGTCAACCACGACTGGCCGTGGTGGCGTCGCCAGATGCCGT
- a CDS encoding DUF192 domain-containing protein, whose amino-acid sequence MRVVNRTRGTVVGERVRTARTFLSRLAGLLGTDAVPEGEGLWIVPCRSVHTLGMRYPIDVAFLDARGVVVGILEGLPPNRVGRVFRDARGALELRAGALAATGTAPGDRLEFEGGGPA is encoded by the coding sequence ATGCGCGTCGTCAACCGGACACGGGGAACGGTCGTCGGGGAACGGGTGCGGACGGCGCGAACGTTCCTGTCGCGCCTTGCGGGGCTGCTCGGGACGGACGCGGTCCCGGAAGGCGAGGGATTGTGGATCGTCCCCTGCCGAAGCGTGCACACCCTGGGGATGCGGTACCCGATCGACGTGGCGTTCCTCGATGCGCGGGGGGTCGTGGTCGGGATCCTGGAGGGGCTTCCACCGAACCGGGTCGGCCGGGTCTTCCGGGACGCCCGGGGGGCGCTGGAGCTGCGAGCGGGCGCCCTCGCCGCCACCGGTACCGCGCCCGGCGACCGGCTGGAGTTCGAGGGGGGCGGACCGGCTTGA